A single window of Rhizobium sp. SL42 DNA harbors:
- a CDS encoding methyltransferase domain-containing protein, whose translation MNPLFDEGLITANREKARTRASTGSDFLLDLAGRELADRLALVERHFERAVELFGATGVAARAALATGKIDSLDRIETSTVFAEPDQSLSTARFESVPLAAESANLILSPLSLHLTNDTPGMLIQMRRALKPDGLLLAAIPGAGTLAELRDVLLTAETELYGGASPRVIPFPDIRDVGSLLQRAGFALPVIDEESFTVRYDNLFALMRDLRAMGMANPLIGRSRKPLSRGFFLRAAELYAERYADPDGRIRATFSMIFVSGWAPHESQQKPLKPGSAKMRLAEALDPNRKAAHETDESGSGEPG comes from the coding sequence ATGAACCCGCTCTTCGACGAAGGCCTGATCACTGCCAATCGCGAAAAGGCGCGAACCCGCGCGTCGACCGGCAGCGACTTCCTCCTCGATCTCGCCGGCCGCGAACTGGCAGACCGGCTGGCTCTGGTCGAGCGCCATTTCGAAAGGGCCGTCGAACTGTTCGGCGCGACCGGCGTCGCGGCAAGGGCCGCATTGGCGACGGGCAAGATCGACAGCCTGGATCGGATCGAAACCAGTACGGTATTCGCCGAACCGGACCAGAGCCTGTCGACGGCGCGTTTCGAAAGCGTCCCGCTGGCCGCGGAATCGGCCAACCTGATCCTCTCGCCGCTGTCGCTGCATCTCACCAACGACACGCCCGGCATGCTCATCCAGATGCGCCGCGCCCTGAAGCCCGACGGCCTTCTGCTCGCCGCCATTCCCGGTGCCGGCACGCTGGCCGAACTGCGCGACGTTCTGCTCACCGCCGAGACCGAGCTCTATGGCGGCGCAAGTCCAAGGGTCATCCCCTTTCCCGATATCCGCGACGTCGGCTCGCTGCTGCAGCGCGCCGGATTTGCCCTGCCGGTCATCGACGAGGAAAGCTTCACCGTCCGCTACGACAACCTCTTTGCCTTGATGCGCGATCTGAGAGCGATGGGCATGGCCAATCCATTGATCGGGCGCAGCCGGAAACCCCTCTCGAGAGGCTTCTTCCTGCGGGCAGCGGAGCTCTATGCCGAACGCTACGCCGATCCGGACGGACGCATTCGGGCGACGTTTTCGATGATCTTCGTTTCGGGCTGGGCGCCGCATGAGAGCCAGCAGAAGCCGCTCAAGCCGGGCTCGGCAAAGATGCGCCTCGCCGAAGCCCTCGATCCGAATCGCAAGGCAGCCCACGAGACGGATGAATCCGGGAGCGGAGAACCCGGCTAA
- a CDS encoding Flp family type IVb pilin: MRLFSRFISDRHGATAIEYGLIAAIMSVALISGYGAFSNSLQNTFGVVEDSVTNAGN; encoded by the coding sequence ATGCGTTTGTTCAGCAGGTTTATCTCGGATCGCCACGGCGCCACCGCCATCGAGTACGGGCTGATTGCCGCGATCATGAGCGTCGCTCTGATCAGCGGCTATGGGGCGTTCTCCAATTCGCTGCAGAACACGTTCGGCGTCGTTGAAGACAGCGTCACAAACGCTGGCAACTAG